Proteins encoded together in one Oenanthe melanoleuca isolate GR-GAL-2019-014 chromosome 7, OMel1.0, whole genome shotgun sequence window:
- the METTL21A gene encoding protein N-lysine methyltransferase METTL21A isoform X2, producing MALVPYEEGGGWAARQLHSPWATFHFASRTIRLQQDWRRLGVAAVVWDAAVVLCAYLEMGGVDLRDRSVIELGAGTGLLGIVVTLLGKGFLLSRLKQITATMSSCPLRCPCYHHRQGSSTGIPGVKRAGELTPRTTSQSSGEGADVGKRPG from the exons ATGGCCTTGGTGCCCTACGAGGAGGGAGGCGGCTGGGCCGCGCggcagctgcacagcccttgGGCCACGTTCCACTTCGCCAGCCGCACCATCCGCCTCCAGCAGGACTGGCGGCGGCTGGGCGTGGCGGCCGTGGTCTGGGACGCG GCGGTTGTCCTGTGTGCTTATCTGGAGATGGGAGGCGTTGATCTCAGGGATCGGTCTGTGATCGAGCTGGGAGCTGGAACTGGATTGCTGGGAATAGTGGTCACGTTACTAGGTAAGGGCTTTTTGTTGTCTCGTTTAAAGCAAATCACAGCTA CCAtgtcctcctgtcccctcaggtgCCCGTGTTACCATCAcagacagggcagcagcactggaattCCTGGAGTCAAACGTGCAGGCGAACTTACCCCCCGAACTACGTCCCAGAGCAGTGGTGAAGGAGCTGACGTGGGGAAAAGACCTGGATAA
- the METTL21A gene encoding protein N-lysine methyltransferase METTL21A isoform X1, with protein sequence MALVPYEEGGGWAARQLHSPWATFHFASRTIRLQQDWRRLGVAAVVWDAAVVLCAYLEMGGVDLRDRSVIELGAGTGLLGIVVTLLGARVTITDRAAALEFLESNVQANLPPELRPRAVVKELTWGKDLDNFPPGAFDFVLGADIVYLEETFAELLQTLEHLCSERTVILLSCRIRYERDLQFLKMLRERFSVSEVHYDSSKDVHIYKAQRGSHKDDF encoded by the exons ATGGCCTTGGTGCCCTACGAGGAGGGAGGCGGCTGGGCCGCGCggcagctgcacagcccttgGGCCACGTTCCACTTCGCCAGCCGCACCATCCGCCTCCAGCAGGACTGGCGGCGGCTGGGCGTGGCGGCCGTGGTCTGGGACGCG GCGGTTGTCCTGTGTGCTTATCTGGAGATGGGAGGCGTTGATCTCAGGGATCGGTCTGTGATCGAGCTGGGAGCTGGAACTGGATTGCTGGGAATAGTGGTCACGTTACTAG gtgCCCGTGTTACCATCAcagacagggcagcagcactggaattCCTGGAGTCAAACGTGCAGGCGAACTTACCCCCCGAACTACGTCCCAGAGCAGTGGTGAAGGAGCTGACGTGGGGAAAAGACCTGGATAACTTCCCTCCAGGAGCATTTGACTTTGTCCTGGGTGCAGACATCGTTTATCTGGAAGAAACATTTGCAGAACTGCTTCAGACGCTGGAGCACCTGTGCTCCGAGCGAACGGTGATTCTCCTTTCCTGTCGGATCCGCTATGAGCGGGATCTCCAGTTCCTGAAGATGCTGAGGGAGCGTTTCTCTGTCTCCGAGGTCCATTACGATTCCAGTAAGGATGTCCATATCTACAAAGCACAGAGGGGTAGTCACAAGGATGACTTTTGA